A genomic region of Neisseria cinerea contains the following coding sequences:
- the dnaN gene encoding DNA polymerase III subunit beta, whose amino-acid sequence MLILQAERDSLLKPLQAVTGIVERRHTLPILSNVLIEGRDGQPRLLATDLEIQIDTSGPECSAADFRITTNAKKFQDILRALPAGALVSLDWDDNRLTLKAGKSRFALQTLPAEDFPQMNIGEDVSAVFELEQEAFKSMLSQVQYSMAVQDIRYYLNGLLMQVEGGQLRLVATDGHRLAYSACAIDTDLPRTEVILPRKTVLELFKLLNNPSDPIQVELLDKQVRFRCNGTTIVSKVIDGKFPDFNRVIPLDNDKIFVLSRAELLGALERASILANEKFRGARLFLQPGLLSVVCSNNEQEEAREEIEIAYQGGELEVGFNIGYLMDVLRNIHSDDVQLAFGDANRSTLFTVPNNPNFKYIVMPMRI is encoded by the coding sequence ATGTTGATTTTACAAGCCGAGCGCGACAGCCTGCTCAAACCGTTGCAAGCCGTTACCGGCATTGTCGAACGCCGCCACACCCTGCCTATCCTGTCTAATGTGCTGATTGAGGGCAGGGATGGTCAACCCCGGCTTTTGGCAACCGATTTGGAAATCCAAATCGATACCTCCGGTCCGGAATGCAGTGCGGCGGATTTTCGTATTACGACCAATGCCAAGAAATTTCAGGATATTTTACGGGCACTGCCGGCAGGTGCATTGGTTTCGTTGGATTGGGACGACAACCGTCTGACGTTGAAAGCGGGCAAGTCCCGTTTTGCCCTGCAAACCCTGCCTGCCGAAGATTTTCCGCAAATGAATATCGGCGAGGATGTCAGTGCCGTTTTCGAGTTGGAACAGGAAGCCTTCAAGTCCATGCTTTCGCAGGTTCAATACAGTATGGCGGTGCAGGACATCCGCTATTATCTCAACGGTTTGCTGATGCAGGTCGAAGGCGGGCAATTGCGCCTTGTGGCGACAGACGGACACCGGCTTGCTTATTCGGCTTGCGCCATTGATACGGATTTGCCGCGAACCGAGGTTATTTTGCCGCGCAAAACGGTTTTGGAGCTTTTCAAACTGTTGAATAATCCGTCCGATCCGATTCAGGTGGAACTCTTGGACAAGCAGGTTCGCTTCCGTTGCAACGGCACAACCATCGTCAGCAAAGTCATTGACGGCAAATTCCCTGATTTCAACCGTGTGATTCCTTTGGATAACGACAAGATTTTCGTGTTGTCGAGGGCGGAATTGTTGGGCGCGTTGGAACGTGCATCGATTCTTGCCAATGAAAAATTCCGCGGTGCGCGATTGTTTTTGCAGCCCGGCCTCTTGAGCGTTGTGTGCAGCAACAACGAACAGGAAGAAGCGCGCGAAGAAATCGAGATTGCTTATCAGGGCGGCGAACTTGAGGTCGGTTTCAATATCGGTTATCTGATGGACGTGTTGCGAAATATTCATTCCGACGATGTGCAGCTTGCTTTCGGCGATGCCAACCGTTCGACCTTGTTTACCGTGCCGAACAATCCGAATTTCAAATATATCGTGATGCCGATGCGCATCTGA
- the ppk1 gene encoding polyphosphate kinase 1, with product MHEQNRILCRELSLLEFNRRVLAQAEDKNVPLLERLRFLCIVSSNLDEFFEVRMAWLKREDKLHPRCKLDNGKMPSETIADVTKAARSLIQHQYDLFNNVLQPELAQEGIFFYRRRNWTDTQKKWIEDYFDRELLPILTPIGLDPSHPFPRPLNKSLNFAVELDGTDAFGRPSGMAIVQAPRILPRVVPLPAELCQGGSGFVFLSSILHAHVGKLFPSMTVKGCHQFRLTRDSDLTVDEEDLKNLRAAIQNELHDREYGDGVRLEVADTCPAYIHDFLLSQFRLTAAELYQVKGPVNLVRLNAVPDLVDRPDLKFPPHTQGRLKALGKNGSIFKLIRRAPILLHHPYQSFDPVVHMIREAAADPAVLAVKMTIYRTGSNSELVRALMKAALAGKQVTVVVELMARFDEANNVNWAQQLENAGAHVVYGVFGYKVHAKMALVIRREDGVLKRYAHLGTGNYHQGTSRIYTDFGIITDDDQITADVNTLFMEITGLGKPGRLNKLYQSPFTLHKMIINRIRQETAHAKVGKPARITAKMNSLIEPSVIDALYQASAAGVQVDLIVRGMCTLRPGVKGLSENIRVRSIVGRQLEHSRIYCFHNNGADDTFISSADWMGRNFFRRIEVATPVTTPTLKKRVIHEGLTMALDDNTHAWLMQPDGSYIRATPAEGESEVDLQNDLWVLHGG from the coding sequence ATGCACGAACAAAACCGCATCCTCTGCCGAGAACTGAGCCTGCTGGAATTCAACCGCCGTGTTTTGGCGCAGGCAGAAGACAAAAACGTCCCCCTGCTGGAACGTCTGCGTTTCCTGTGCATCGTTTCATCCAACCTCGACGAATTCTTCGAAGTCCGCATGGCTTGGCTTAAAAGGGAGGACAAACTGCATCCCCGGTGCAAGCTGGACAACGGCAAAATGCCGTCTGAAACCATTGCGGACGTTACTAAGGCAGCACGTTCGCTGATTCAGCACCAATACGACCTGTTTAACAACGTCCTTCAACCAGAACTGGCACAAGAAGGCATCTTTTTTTACCGCCGCCGAAATTGGACAGACACACAGAAAAAATGGATTGAAGACTATTTTGACCGTGAGTTGTTGCCGATTCTGACCCCCATCGGCCTTGACCCCTCCCACCCGTTCCCACGCCCGCTGAACAAATCGCTGAACTTTGCCGTAGAACTCGACGGCACAGACGCATTCGGCAGACCCTCGGGTATGGCGATTGTCCAGGCACCGCGCATCCTGCCACGCGTCGTCCCCCTGCCTGCAGAATTATGCCAAGGCGGCAGCGGCTTTGTCTTCCTCTCCTCCATCCTGCACGCCCACGTCGGCAAACTCTTTCCCAGCATGACGGTCAAAGGCTGCCACCAATTCCGCCTCACCCGCGACAGCGACCTGACCGTCGATGAAGAAGACCTCAAAAACCTCCGGGCCGCCATCCAAAACGAACTGCACGACCGGGAATACGGAGACGGCGTACGCCTTGAAGTCGCCGACACCTGCCCCGCCTACATCCACGACTTCCTGCTGTCGCAATTCAGGCTGACCGCTGCCGAACTTTACCAAGTCAAAGGTCCGGTCAACCTCGTACGCCTCAACGCCGTTCCCGATTTGGTTGACCGTCCTGATTTAAAATTTCCGCCCCATACACAAGGCAGGTTGAAAGCCTTGGGTAAAAACGGCTCGATATTCAAACTGATACGCCGCGCACCCATCCTTCTGCACCATCCGTACCAGTCCTTCGACCCCGTCGTCCACATGATACGCGAAGCCGCCGCAGACCCCGCCGTCCTTGCCGTCAAAATGACCATCTACCGCACCGGCAGCAATTCCGAACTCGTACGCGCCTTGATGAAGGCCGCGTTGGCAGGCAAACAGGTTACCGTCGTGGTCGAACTGATGGCGCGTTTTGATGAGGCCAACAACGTCAACTGGGCGCAACAGCTTGAAAATGCAGGTGCACACGTCGTTTACGGCGTATTCGGCTACAAAGTTCATGCCAAAATGGCACTGGTAATCCGCCGCGAGGACGGCGTGCTCAAACGTTATGCCCACCTCGGTACCGGCAACTACCACCAAGGCACATCGCGCATCTACACCGACTTCGGCATCATTACCGACGACGACCAAATTACCGCTGACGTAAACACTTTGTTTATGGAAATCACAGGTTTGGGTAAACCCGGCCGTCTGAACAAGCTCTATCAAAGCCCCTTTACCCTGCACAAAATGATCATCAACCGCATCAGGCAGGAAACCGCACACGCCAAAGTAGGCAAGCCGGCACGGATTACTGCCAAGATGAATTCGCTTATCGAACCGAGTGTGATTGATGCGCTGTACCAAGCCAGCGCGGCAGGCGTGCAAGTCGACTTGATTGTGCGCGGCATGTGCACCCTGCGTCCCGGTGTAAAAGGATTGTCCGAAAACATCCGCGTCCGCTCCATCGTCGGCAGACAGCTCGAACACTCACGGATTTACTGCTTCCACAACAACGGCGCGGACGATACGTTCATTTCCAGCGCAGACTGGATGGGGCGCAACTTCTTCCGCCGCATTGAAGTAGCAACGCCCGTTACCACGCCAACCCTCAAAAAGCGCGTTATACATGAAGGACTGACCATGGCACTGGACGACAACACCCATGCATGGCTGATGCAGCCGGACGGCAGCTATATCAGAGCCACACCTGCCGAAGGCGAATCCGAAGTCGACCTGCAAAACGATTTGTGGGTTCTGCACGGCGGCTGA
- a CDS encoding L,D-transpeptidase, with protein sequence MPFRLFLGILCGLSMVAPVYAQGQPDAVNAYIQKKKVIVNTSKAELCFADDHQCHPVLLGVSTPKGKFGLTLNSTNKPGYGGEVIGFKQEGDFLFALHRVWNQIPSERRSERIASSVVSDRIMTNGCINVSDAVYEKLRHYFVLEVI encoded by the coding sequence ATGCCGTTCCGCCTGTTTTTAGGGATATTATGCGGCCTGTCAATGGTTGCCCCCGTATATGCACAGGGGCAACCGGATGCGGTCAACGCCTATATTCAAAAGAAAAAAGTCATCGTAAACACATCCAAAGCGGAACTCTGTTTTGCCGATGACCATCAGTGCCATCCCGTCCTTCTCGGCGTTTCCACACCCAAAGGGAAGTTTGGTTTGACACTGAACAGTACCAACAAACCCGGATACGGCGGCGAAGTTATCGGCTTCAAACAGGAAGGTGACTTCCTGTTTGCCCTGCACCGCGTTTGGAATCAGATACCGTCGGAAAGACGGAGCGAACGTATCGCATCTTCGGTTGTGTCCGACAGGATTATGACCAACGGCTGCATCAACGTAAGCGACGCGGTATACGAAAAACTGCGCCATTATTTTGTATTGGAAGTAATTTAA